From Echinicola jeungdonensis, the proteins below share one genomic window:
- a CDS encoding porin yields MKKVQLLIVLLMMSTFTFVNAQEESGSRVTISGSVDAYFRANFNAPNKGDFAQAPATSFANNPGFSLGMANIIAGYEGEKVGFVADLVFGPRGEDAVFASPYYSEGRGSSQIVNQLYMYWNVSDIVTLTFGNFNTYLGYEVISPAANFNYSTSYMFSYGPFSHTGIKADFALSDNWSFMASVMNPTDLTEFNPFGTYTYGAQLGYTTDAGGTWLNFLYGDQDGKLDEDFPLSAGEMSSGNTFQVDLTTGFDVSESVYLGLNATYNTTSTGEEYDGSSIVDLDGEDAGFYGVAGYVQTAASDNFSLGLRGEYFSVFNGGLEGVVGIDGEGDGNVFAVTLSGNAKVAKNLTLIPEVRLDSMSEEFFLDNGLDNTKSLSSFLLAAVFAF; encoded by the coding sequence ATGAAAAAGGTTCAACTGCTAATTGTTCTATTAATGATGTCTACTTTCACCTTTGTAAACGCCCAAGAGGAATCAGGGTCGAGAGTGACAATTTCAGGTTCTGTTGATGCTTATTTCAGAGCCAACTTCAATGCACCTAACAAAGGCGATTTTGCACAAGCACCCGCCACTTCTTTTGCTAACAACCCAGGATTTTCTCTGGGCATGGCCAATATTATTGCAGGTTACGAAGGAGAAAAAGTAGGCTTTGTTGCTGACCTGGTATTTGGCCCTAGAGGCGAAGACGCAGTGTTTGCTTCTCCTTATTATTCTGAAGGAAGAGGTAGTTCTCAAATCGTCAATCAATTGTATATGTACTGGAATGTAAGTGACATCGTCACCTTAACATTTGGTAACTTCAACACCTACTTGGGTTACGAGGTTATTTCTCCAGCTGCAAACTTTAACTATTCCACTTCCTACATGTTCTCTTATGGGCCATTCTCCCATACTGGAATAAAAGCCGATTTTGCACTTTCTGACAACTGGTCATTTATGGCTTCAGTAATGAACCCCACTGACCTTACCGAATTCAATCCCTTTGGTACCTATACCTACGGAGCTCAATTGGGTTACACAACCGATGCGGGTGGTACCTGGTTAAACTTCCTCTATGGAGATCAGGACGGAAAACTTGACGAGGATTTTCCTTTATCTGCGGGAGAGATGTCTTCCGGAAACACTTTCCAAGTGGATTTAACAACCGGATTTGACGTTTCTGAATCCGTTTACCTTGGCTTAAACGCCACTTATAACACCACTTCTACGGGTGAAGAATATGATGGGTCATCTATTGTTGACCTTGATGGAGAGGATGCTGGATTTTACGGAGTCGCTGGCTATGTTCAAACTGCTGCTTCCGATAATTTCTCTTTAGGACTTAGAGGAGAATATTTCAGTGTATTCAATGGCGGATTGGAAGGCGTAGTTGGTATTGATGGAGAAGGAGACGGAAATGTTTTTGCTGTAACCCTTTCCGGAAATGCGAAAGTAGCCAAAAACCTAACTCTTATTCCTGAAGTAAGGTTAGACTCAATGTCAGAGGAATTCTTTCTGGACAATGGTTTAGATAACACTAAAAGCTTATCGTCCTTCTTACTAGCAGCCGTATTTGCTTTCTAA
- a CDS encoding RluA family pseudouridine synthase: MKKPPFTVVYEDNHLLVVNKTAGILVQGDQTGDKTLTDYCKEYIAEKYNKPGAVFLHPVHRLDRPVSGLVIFARTSKSLERMMKLFKKREIHKVYWAIVKKRPPEPVGKLNHWLVKDEKRNVTEAFDREVPGAKRAELNYKRMGKLNDHWLVEVRPVTGRPHQIRVQLASMGCPIRGDIKYGFSKPNEDASISLHAFHLVFVHPVKKEKLYLRAGLPEEPFWEQFLEFEKVKAKDQHIDNTFSG; encoded by the coding sequence ATGAAAAAGCCTCCCTTTACCGTAGTATATGAAGATAACCACCTCCTGGTGGTCAATAAGACTGCCGGGATATTGGTACAAGGTGACCAGACAGGAGATAAAACGCTTACAGATTATTGTAAAGAGTATATAGCTGAAAAATACAATAAACCTGGGGCTGTGTTTTTACATCCTGTTCACCGTTTGGATAGGCCTGTTAGTGGATTAGTGATCTTTGCCCGGACTTCAAAGAGTTTGGAGCGGATGATGAAGCTTTTCAAAAAAAGAGAAATTCATAAGGTGTATTGGGCCATTGTAAAGAAAAGACCACCTGAACCAGTGGGTAAATTGAACCATTGGTTGGTAAAGGATGAGAAAAGAAATGTGACAGAAGCTTTTGATAGGGAAGTCCCCGGGGCAAAAAGGGCTGAACTGAACTACAAAAGAATGGGTAAACTCAATGACCACTGGCTAGTGGAGGTAAGGCCTGTGACAGGAAGACCTCATCAAATCCGCGTGCAGTTGGCTTCTATGGGCTGTCCGATCCGTGGTGATATTAAATATGGCTTTAGTAAACCCAATGAAGATGCCAGTATTAGCCTTCATGCTTTTCATTTGGTTTTTGTCCACCCTGTTAAAAAAGAAAAACTATATCTCCGTGCAGGTTTACCGGAAGAGCCATTTTGGGAGCAGTTTTTGGAATTTGAAAAAGTAAAAGCTAAAGATCAGCATATTGATAATACATTTAGTGGTTAA
- a CDS encoding ABC transporter ATP-binding protein gives MDILKVEKLNKKYGQQYALTDLDLKVPSGSVFGLLGPNGAGKTTLIRIINQIIGADSGEVLINEAPLSPRHIQNIGYLPEERGLYKRMKVGEQLLYLARLKGLSASFAKEKVAFWLDKLDMAAWREKKVEDLSKGMAQKVQFVATVIHSPKILILDEPFSGFDPVNAELIKNEILELRDQGVTIILSTHRMESVELLCDHIAMIHQSRKVLDGPVKKLKNEARTDRFAVKLKKYSDALPFDNVLPVEREGVTCFDLSLSGKSTNEVLRQLLDYGEVLGFEEVIPSIGEIFIQKVKEYNYE, from the coding sequence TTGGATATATTAAAAGTTGAAAAACTTAATAAAAAGTATGGTCAGCAATATGCCCTGACCGATTTGGATTTAAAAGTTCCATCTGGATCTGTTTTTGGATTGTTGGGGCCAAACGGGGCCGGAAAAACTACTTTGATCCGTATCATCAACCAAATAATTGGGGCAGATAGTGGGGAGGTATTGATCAATGAGGCGCCTCTTTCTCCTCGGCATATCCAAAATATAGGATATCTGCCAGAGGAAAGAGGTTTGTACAAAAGGATGAAAGTAGGGGAGCAATTACTTTACCTGGCACGTTTGAAAGGGTTGAGTGCTAGCTTTGCCAAGGAAAAAGTTGCTTTTTGGCTGGATAAACTCGATATGGCTGCATGGAGGGAAAAAAAAGTGGAAGACTTATCCAAAGGAATGGCCCAAAAGGTTCAGTTTGTGGCCACCGTCATCCATTCACCAAAAATTTTGATTTTGGATGAGCCTTTTTCAGGATTTGATCCAGTCAATGCTGAATTGATAAAAAATGAAATCCTTGAACTGAGGGATCAGGGGGTAACCATTATCCTGTCCACTCATCGGATGGAATCCGTTGAGCTCCTTTGTGACCATATTGCCATGATCCACCAATCTAGGAAAGTTTTGGATGGCCCGGTAAAAAAATTAAAAAATGAAGCCAGGACTGATAGGTTTGCGGTTAAATTAAAAAAATATTCCGATGCCCTGCCTTTTGATAATGTCCTTCCAGTAGAAAGGGAAGGAGTGACCTGTTTTGATCTTTCATTGTCCGGGAAATCGACAAATGAAGTTTTGCGTCAACTTTTGGATTATGGTGAGGTGTTGGGATTTGAAGAGGTCATCCCCTCCATTGGTGAAATTTTTATCCAAAAAGTAAAAGAGTATAATTATGAATAA
- a CDS encoding peptide chain release factor 3: MNLSKEIQKRRTFGIISHPDAGKTTLTEKLLLFGGAIKTAGAVKSNKIDTHAKSDWMEIEKQRGISVATSVMGFEYRDVKINLLDTPGHQDFAEDTYRTLTAVDSVIMVIDCVKGVEVQTEKLMEVCRMRNTPVICFINKLDREGRDPYELLDEVEEKLNIQVRPLSWPISMGKTFKGVYNLYEKSLNLFTPSQRKLSDEHIAIEDLSEQKLEDLVGRTNADQLREDVELIEGVYPELNKEDYLSGKVAPVFFGSAVNNFGVKEMLDTFIDIAPAPKARTTEEREVDPEEDKFSGFVFKIHANMDPNHRNRIAFLRICSGKFERNKPYKHVRGTKPLRFSNVTSFMAQDKEIIDEAFPGDIVGLYDTGNLKIGDSITEGEKLNFKGIPSFSPEIFREVINKDAMKTKQLDKGLKQLMEEGVAQLFTFDIGSRKVVGTVGQLQFEVIQFRLKNEYNATVEFSPLNLYKACWISSTDKKQLDEFVRSKNRHIAKDKEGKLVFMAESKAWLQMVQDNYPDIDFHFTSEF, translated from the coding sequence ATGAATTTGAGCAAAGAAATACAAAAAAGAAGAACCTTCGGTATTATCTCCCACCCCGATGCCGGTAAGACTACTCTTACTGAAAAGTTATTGCTTTTTGGAGGGGCCATTAAGACGGCAGGGGCAGTGAAATCCAATAAGATCGACACCCATGCCAAATCCGATTGGATGGAAATAGAAAAGCAACGGGGGATTTCTGTGGCAACTTCTGTGATGGGGTTTGAATACCGGGATGTAAAAATCAACCTTTTGGATACCCCTGGTCACCAGGATTTTGCCGAAGATACCTATAGGACCCTGACTGCTGTGGACTCTGTAATTATGGTTATTGATTGCGTGAAGGGGGTGGAAGTTCAGACAGAAAAGCTGATGGAGGTTTGTAGGATGCGGAATACTCCGGTTATTTGTTTCATCAACAAGCTTGACCGGGAAGGTCGTGACCCTTATGAACTTTTGGATGAGGTGGAGGAAAAGCTGAATATTCAGGTCAGGCCTTTGTCTTGGCCTATATCCATGGGGAAAACCTTTAAGGGGGTTTACAATCTCTATGAAAAGTCCCTTAATTTATTTACCCCCTCCCAAAGGAAATTATCTGATGAGCATATTGCTATTGAAGATCTTTCGGAACAAAAACTGGAGGATCTTGTAGGCAGGACTAATGCAGATCAGCTTAGGGAAGATGTTGAGCTTATAGAAGGTGTTTATCCAGAATTAAATAAAGAGGATTATCTTTCCGGAAAGGTTGCTCCCGTATTTTTTGGATCAGCGGTCAATAATTTCGGGGTAAAGGAAATGTTGGATACTTTTATTGATATTGCTCCAGCTCCAAAAGCAAGAACAACTGAGGAAAGGGAGGTAGATCCTGAGGAAGATAAATTCAGTGGCTTTGTTTTTAAAATCCATGCCAATATGGACCCCAACCACAGGAACCGCATCGCCTTTTTAAGGATTTGTTCCGGGAAATTTGAAAGAAATAAGCCATATAAACATGTTAGAGGGACCAAACCTTTGCGTTTTTCCAATGTTACTTCCTTTATGGCGCAGGATAAAGAAATAATTGACGAGGCTTTTCCAGGCGATATTGTAGGTTTATATGATACCGGGAATTTAAAAATCGGAGATTCAATTACAGAGGGCGAAAAACTGAATTTTAAAGGCATCCCAAGTTTTTCACCGGAAATATTCCGTGAAGTGATCAACAAGGATGCTATGAAGACCAAACAGTTGGATAAAGGCTTGAAACAGTTGATGGAAGAGGGGGTGGCCCAGTTATTTACTTTTGATATAGGTTCCAGAAAAGTTGTGGGGACTGTGGGACAGTTGCAGTTTGAGGTAATCCAGTTCCGATTAAAAAATGAATACAATGCCACCGTGGAGTTTTCCCCCTTAAACCTGTATAAGGCGTGTTGGATCAGTAGTACTGATAAAAAACAATTGGATGAATTTGTCCGGTCAAAAAACCGGCATATTGCCAAAGACAAGGAGGGGAAATTAGTGTTTATGGCGGAGTCAAAAGCCTGGTTGCAAATGGTTCAGGACAACTATCCGGATATTGACTTCCATTTTACCTCAGAATTTTAA
- a CDS encoding sensor histidine kinase, with amino-acid sequence MKNRFQDLAGLDLYQNRSKVKWIIFVSSLVISLSSIYYTNTLVAELKEREKKQINLYANAMEYVANNSDNLTFIYQGIIQENHNIPVIVADSYGNPTGEYRNINFKRNATEEEIDKKLRKEIIRMKADYDPIPLYEDQFIYYTNSELLTRLKFYPYVQLSVIIVFGILAYAVFNQSKIAEQNRVWAGLTKETAHQLGTPIASLMAWIDYLKNSPVWEENKEVIRELDKDVSKLKMVTERFSNIGSAPVIKQENVYQVVDEAVNYLRPRISSKVDIKLNSHAEEVEAMMNKSLFEWVVENICKNAVDAMKGKGEISISIVKESEQFVHVDISDTGKGIDKNMFKRVFYPGFTTRQRGWGLGLTLAKRIIEGYHRGRIFVYQSELGKGTTFRIILRGATEASTEFKSEPVFIA; translated from the coding sequence ATGAAGAATCGTTTTCAGGATCTGGCAGGGCTGGATTTGTATCAAAATAGAAGCAAGGTAAAGTGGATTATTTTTGTTTCCTCGCTGGTGATCAGTTTAAGCTCCATTTATTATACCAATACTTTGGTGGCAGAACTTAAGGAAAGGGAAAAAAAGCAAATTAACCTGTATGCCAATGCCATGGAGTATGTTGCTAACAATTCTGATAACCTTACTTTTATTTATCAGGGCATTATCCAGGAAAACCATAATATCCCTGTAATAGTGGCAGATTCATACGGGAATCCAACAGGGGAATACCGAAATATCAATTTTAAAAGAAATGCGACCGAAGAGGAAATAGATAAAAAACTGAGGAAGGAAATCATCCGGATGAAGGCCGATTATGACCCTATTCCCCTTTACGAGGACCAATTCATTTATTATACCAATTCCGAATTGCTCACCCGGCTAAAGTTTTACCCCTATGTACAACTTTCTGTCATTATTGTTTTTGGAATATTGGCATATGCGGTATTTAACCAATCCAAAATCGCCGAACAAAACAGGGTTTGGGCTGGGTTGACCAAAGAAACTGCCCATCAGTTGGGGACTCCGATTGCCTCCTTAATGGCATGGATTGATTATTTGAAGAATTCACCTGTATGGGAAGAAAATAAGGAAGTTATCCGTGAATTGGATAAAGATGTTTCCAAATTGAAAATGGTAACGGAACGATTTAGCAATATTGGAAGTGCTCCGGTGATCAAGCAAGAAAACGTGTACCAGGTTGTGGATGAGGCGGTAAATTATCTCCGCCCCAGGATTTCCAGTAAAGTTGATATTAAGTTAAATTCCCATGCAGAAGAAGTGGAGGCGATGATGAACAAATCCCTATTTGAATGGGTGGTTGAAAATATTTGCAAAAATGCAGTGGATGCCATGAAAGGAAAAGGGGAGATTTCTATCAGTATCGTCAAAGAAAGTGAACAATTTGTTCATGTGGATATTTCCGATACCGGCAAAGGGATTGACAAGAACATGTTTAAACGTGTATTCTATCCAGGCTTTACCACCCGGCAAAGAGGCTGGGGACTTGGACTTACTCTTGCCAAAAGGATAATTGAAGGATATCACCGGGGAAGGATTTTTGTTTATCAGTCCGAACTGGGCAAAGGAACTACCTTTAGGATTATTTTAAGAGGCGCCACCGAAGCCTCTACCGAATTTAAAAGTGAACCTGTCTTTATTGCCTAA